TTGGAGAAAATGATAGAGCATGATGTGAAGAACATTGTGTTCTCATCAACGGCTGCGACGTATGGCGAGCCGTCACAGGTGCCGATTCCGGAGACTGAGGTAACGGAACCGACGAATCCGTATGGTGAGACGAAATTGGCGATTGAGAAGATGCTGCACTGGGCGGATCAGGCTTACGGATTGAACTTTGCTGCGTTGCGGTATTTTAACGCTGCGGGTGACGATCCAGACGGCCGAATTGGGGAAGATCACGATCCGGAAACGCATTTGATCCCTTTGGTGTTGCAGGTGGCATTGGGCCAGCGTGATCAGATTTATATGTTTGGCGATGACTATGCAACAAAGGACGGTACCTGCATCCGCGATTATGTTCATGTTATGGATCTCGCTCAGGCGCATTATTTAGCGCTGAAGAAAATCGCTGAGACGGGTGAAAGTGGTATCTATAATCTCGGGAACGGCTCTGGTTTTTCCGTCAAAGAAGTGATTGATACGTGTCGTAAGGTAACGGGTCACGCGATTCCTGCGGAGGTTGCAGAACGGCGTGCGGGTGATCCAGCGGTGTTGGTGGCTTCATCAGAAAAGGCCAAGACTGAACTGGGTTGGCAGCCGAAATATGCAGAGTTGGAGACGATTATTGAACATGCTTGGCAGTGGCATAAGGATCATCCGGATGGATTTGCGGAATAGGGTTTTTTACAGAGGGGAATTTTTTAAATGAAGAAATTTTGGATTATATTAGGTAGTATAATAGGGGTTCTGGTGATAGGGACGAGCGTCTATGCGTATAACGTCTATAGTTCTGTGAAAGACACGGCGCAGAAAATGCATGAGCCGGTCGATCAATCTGAGGAAAAGCAACCAAAGAAATCTTTACAAGAGAATAACAAGGATCAAGAGGCGAACACGATCTCGATTTTATTAATGGGCGTCGATGAACGGAAGAACGACAAGGGTCGCTCAGATGCCTTGATGGTGATGACACTGAATCCAAAGAAGGAAACCATGCAGATGGTCAGTATCCCCCGAGATACAAGGACGAAGATTGTTGGCCATGGAACCGTTGATAAGATCAACCATGCTTATGCCTTTGGCGGAACCAAAATGTCGATGGACACAGTTGAGAACTTTTTAAATATTAATCTTGACTATTATATTAAGATGAATATGGAAGGGTTAGTCGACCTCGTCGATGCGGTTGGTGGGATTACGCTATATAATGACGACAGCTGGCACGATCCTGGCTATTATAAGAAGGGCTACTTTTATCACGAAGGTGATTTGAACCTTAATGGTGACCAAGCTATCGGTTATGTCCGCATGCGCTATCTCGAAGGCGGCGACTTCACGCGAAATGAACACCAGCGCGAAGTCATTCAAGCCGTGATTAAAAAGGCCGCCAGTTTCTCATCCTTCACTCACTACAAAGACATCCTGTCAGCTATCAGTAATAATGTCAAAACTAACCTAACCTTTGACGACATGAAATATATTGCGATGAATGATAAAAAGGCGAAGAACAATATCAAGACGTATGAAGTTAAAGGCAATGGGAAGATGATAGACGGAACCTATTACTTGTCTGTGAGTGATGCTGAGGTGGAGAAAGTGCATGGGATGATTGAGGAACAGTTGAGTAATAGTGAATGATGAAATCAAAGGCTGAATGGGGATGGTCTGCGGAAAGAGGCATTGAAGAGATGTGTGAAGATGCCTGGCGGTGGCAGCAGAAAAATCCTCGTGGTTACGAAAATTTAGTTAAAGCGTAGATTCATTTTAATGCAAGTTGGTTGGTTAGGGAGGTGTACCAATGGTTACAAGACAAGAAAAACATAAGCCCAAAAAGAAAAAATGGCTCTGGTTAGTTTTATTAGTTGTTTTTCTCCTCGTCGGTGGAGGGGGAGCCTATGCTTATTCGATCTATAGTGATGTGAAGAGCACGGTAGATGAACAGTTGCATGAGCCGGTCTCAGGGATTGATAATAAGCTCACGAAGAAAAAGGTAGACAAGAAGGATCCTATTAATATCTTATTATTAGGTGTTGATGAACGGAAGAATGATACGGGCCGTTCGGATACGATGATTGTAATGACTTTGGATCCGGATGATAATCGCATGCAAATGGTGAGCATTCCTCGCGATACGCGGACAGAACTCGTGGGCGAAGGTCCGCATGGTGGCGAACAGGATAAGATTAACCACGCTTATGCCTTCGGTGGCAGTGAGATGTCCGTGGATACAGTGGAGAACTTTCTCGACATCAGCTTAGATTATTATGTCAAAATGAACATGGAAGGGCTAGATCAATTAGTTGATGCTGTCGGCGGCATAACAGTGACAAATGACCTTGCCTTTACTCAAAATGGCCATCAATTCGGCACGGGTGAGCTTGACTTGAATGGCGATCAGGCATTAGCTTATGCCCGCATGAGAAAGCAGGATCCCGACGGTGACTTTGGTCGGAATGAACGTCAAAGACAGGTTATTAAAGGCATCATTAATCAAGGCGCTCATCTAAATGTGGTGAACAAAATTGACGATGTTATGGATGTCCTTGGCAAGAACATGACTACCAATATGCAGTTTGAGGATATGCGCCATCTGGCTACGGATTATCGCAGCGCCCGGAAAAATATGAAGACTTACGAAGTATCTGGACAAGGAACTCGTATTAACGGAATTTATTATCTTCAGGTGCCCAATCAAGAGGTCCAAAAGGTTCATAAGATGATTAAGAAGTATAGTTCTTGAAGTCTTTAGGGCCGTGAAAATGGAGGGTTAGGGGAAGTCAACGGGACTTTCCCTTTTTTTGTACCGTTGTTCGAATTAACGTTTCAACATGAAAAAGTCTTAAACAGTTCAGGGTGATTACAGTGGATTTGGATCATTTACCGAAATCAGTCAAAAAGACCGTTCGATATATTAAGCAAGATGCCTCAGAAGAAAAATTAGAAGATATCAAGCAAGCCATAAGCTATGCCATTAACCAAAGGGAAAGACGACTGGGTAACAAAGATTGAGCGTTATTTAAACAGAGGATATTTGCTGGCGTCAATAAACATACACCTCAGGAGGTGCTTATTATGGCAGAATTAAAAGACCTGGATAAGCAACAGCTTTTAGCAATTCTTAAAGATGCTTACCGTTTGGGACAGAATGTTAAGGACTTGAAAGCTCAAGATCTTATCGGCAATATTGAAAAGAGACTGACGGAGTTCAATTTTAATAAGAATCCAGAATAAAGCGCTATCTTATCTACTTGTGCGGTGAGGTTAATATCTTCGGGTTATCTAACTGAGATTCTTACCCATTTTTCGATTTCGATTTTGATTTTTTCTATGAGTGAATTTTTGGCGAATCAAGAGCCACGCAACAAATATGCCGATGTAATCTTTAATTAAATTCACAGAGGATATCGACCGACCGGGGACAAAGCTTTGGTGGATTTCATCCATAAAGGCATATAAGATAGCAATCATTATGGCGACGAATTCCTTTCTGAAAGTTAAGGGTCCCAATGTAGAGCTAGCAATGATTAATAATGCATAGAGTATCGCGAATTCCATGAGATGAGCAGCCTCCAGAACCAAACCAAAGTTGATGTCCATATTTGGATCAGCTGCCCCATTAGTGCTCGCCATGGCGGTCTGAGCTAGGCTAATATTAAATGCGAATAAATGAATGTCTAATAGTTGTTGAGGGATAGCGTGGCTTGATTGGAACCAGATGAACATCATATATATCACTGGCAAACCTCTTAAGATCCATTTTCTAAGAAACAATTCTAAGTCCCCTTACGACGGCGTTGTTTTTCGGATTTAATATTATTCTAGACACCGTTCAGGGTGGTATACGTGGGTGGTTGGTTAATTAAATAGCCTGTCATGGGAATGAGCGCCAGCGTGAAGGTTCTTTTTACTAACAAAGCCCCCCTAAATTGGCAATAATGTTAAGTCAATAGTTACTAATATCCTAAAATGTGTACAAATTCATAATTCATGATATAATATACATGAAAACAATTAAACAAACGTATAATATTAAAGACCGTCGATGCGGGAACATCGCCGGTCACAATAGACCGAACCCCAACAAGAGGGGCTAGGCAGCATTTCGGGAATAATCCCTCAGCGCCGGTTAAAAACGCATATGAGGGATTATTCGTATTTTAAGGCCAATCAGAATTTATCTTCTGGTTGCAAGGTACAATTTCTATATGTCGTTGTGTAAGGAAAAACAAATTTCTAGGAACATTTTAATTAGATTAATGCAATGGCATACTTGGTTGGTCATCATCAGGAGGAAAAGGGTTATCTCCGTCTAAATATGCATCGCACCGAGTATTAAATTCATCTATAAGAACCGTCCAACCATCCCGGCATATTTCTTTTATGATCTGGCATTGTTTTTCAGAGTTTAAAAGCTTAAAACGCTCTGAAATCCCGATCAGGATCGGCTTGACAATCGTCCTCCATTTACTCCCTGAAAAGCCTATATAATGATTACCATTGAGCACTATATCAAGTAAATAGGTTTCAGCTGTTTCCTTAATGTGGTTCACTTTCTTTAGGTAGCTAACAACGGCATCCATTGTCGTTTTTACCCTCATAACCAACGCTCTTTCACGGTAATGTTTGTATTTATCATTGCTATATATATGTTGATTAATATTAGGTCGAGGTACATTAATACGTTTTGAAATGTCATTGGCCGTTAATCCCCTTAAAGTTAATCGCTGTATAATGTCATACCTATCTGCGAAGCTTGATGTAGCCTTTCCGTCAAATAATTGTTTTAACACTTCTAGATATCGCTCAATGTCGTTATTAAATGATTTTAGTTGGCATTCAAAAAATGTATTTGGATAGTTGGCTTTGTAAAACAAATAATTCTCGTAGTAGGTGATGAGGCGGTAAGTATTTCCTCGAATCTTCTCAATTACTGGGTAACCCTCAAGGTGCTTATAATACTCATAAAAGCGCTTTAATTTTGCTTTATTTCCTGGAAAGCTGGATGGAAAAAATATTTCTTTTATCTGAGATGCCTTAATCCTGATGTCGGACATTGATATCCTCCTTTGTACCCAAATATATATGGGAGGGAGAATTTGTCTTATTACAAATACGGGGAAATTGGGGTTCATTCAAATAAATTTCTATTAATAATCGGCGTCGATGAAAGAAAGGTTAGTGATGCTGAGGTTCAGAAAGTACATAGGATGACAAAGAGCAAATGAAGGTTGGGAAATAAATGATTAAAACCTCGTAATTGCGCTTGCGGGAATTTTTTTCTAAGATGATATGTAAGGGGATACATTTAATTTTAGAATGATTTAATAACGGGTTAAGGATTTAAATTCCAAAGGGGGAATAACATGCTTTATTACTTAGATGATCATGATAAACAAAATTTAAGGATGTTAAAAAGGTCAAACTTGAAAAAGATAGGTTGGAAGGAAAAAGATCTAGAAGAATTGCTGGAAAAAAATATGGATCGGGTATTCGATGAAGAAAACTTGATGCCGATTTTTTCTGAACGAAGATTCCAGGAAGAGCCGGATATTATGGCATTAGATCATGAGGGTAAATTGTATATTTTTGAGTTGAAAAGATGGGCCTCTAATTCTGGCAACCTGCTACAAGTTTTAAGGTATGGACAAATCTACGGTCAAAAAAGCTATAAAGAGTTAGATAGGTTATTTCATAAATTTAACCAAAATGCTAAGTCCCTTTTTGAAGAACATCAAGAATACTTTAATTTAGATAAGGCACTAAGTGAAAAACAATTTAATAGTGATCAGCACTTTTTAATTGTAACAGATGGAACAGATATAAGAACACGGAATGCGATTAATTATTGGAAGGATACAGGACTTAATATTGATTCCATTGTTTATCGCGTTTACGTTACGGACGCGGGTGAACAATTGATTGAATTTAACACTTATTCACCTTATCAGGATGTCATTGAACAAGAAGCGTCTAACTATATACTTAATACGAATTATAAAAGGAATCCCGAGGCACACGAGGATATGATTAATCAAGGCAAGGCTGCAGCGTATTATTCTCAATGGAAAACTAAAATTAAACGCATTCAAAAAAATGATAAAGTCTTTCTTTATAAAAGTGGAAAAGGCATTGTCGCCATGGGGATTGGGACTGGAATTGTTAATAAGGAAGAATACGAAGGAAAACCTGATGAAGAGTATAATATGAAGCTTGAAGATTTTACTATACTTCGATCTCCACTCAGTGCCGCAAAAATGAAAGAAATCACTGAATCCAACTTCATGTTCAACCAAACGATGTTTTCAGTTGGAAAAGAAAGAGGGGAATTAATCTGGAGATATATAAAGGATAATTGTTTGTAAGAAAATTTAAAGCAAAGAAATAAACCTGTAAGTGTGATGTATAAAATCGATGGTTGAGGACAGGTCAGTGATCCAACATTTCGCAATCAACGGCCAACCTCAGGAAAAGAGCGCTAGAACGCCTGCATTTTAGTCACATGGTCGATCTCGCTAACGCGATTGGCGGGATCACGGTCTATAATAATGACAGCTGGCACGATCCCGGTTACTACATAAAGGGTTACTTGTATCATGAGGTAATTTGAACTTGAATGGTGACCAACCCATTGGCTGTGCGCATGCGTTATCTTGAAGGTGGCGACTTCCGACTTCACGAGATATGAACACAAGCGTGAAGTTACTAAAGCAGTGATTGATAAAGCGGCCAACTTCTCATCTTTTACTCACTACAAAGACATCTTTTAGGCTATCAGTAATAACGTCAAAACCAACCTAACCTTCGATGAAATGAAGTATATTGCGATGAATTATAAAAAAGCGAAGAACAATATCAGGGTTACCCTCAAAAAAATAAAGAAAAGAGCGATGGCACATTGAATGCGGTTTTCCTTTTTATTTTTGTACTAAAGTGTACAAGATATATTTGAGGTGAAACTATGACTAAAAGGCGAAAGTCAAAAGGATTTGATATACCGGGACTACTAATGGCTGAAGTTCTTGCCTGTGCTATGGTTGCTACCAATTGAAGAAATACCTGAATCAGTGGATAGAAATTTAAAGAATTAAAAGGTATGTCTTTAAGAGACTCCAGTGTTACTAACATTACAGGGAAAGGCGGTAGCCAAGAATGTGCTATTAGAAAAGAACAATTATCTAGGTATTGTAGAATGCAAGAGACATAACGCACAAAAAAGTAACAAGACCACAGGTTCAACAATTCCATAGTGCTGTTATTGATTCTAAGGCAAAAGAAGGATTTTTCGTTACAATCAATGACTTTACTGGTAAAGCCTATTCTTATATGTTAGACAAACCTATTCACTTAATTAATGGTAATCAGCTGCTTAACATGATTGAGAAATTCACCAAACATACTTTTGAAAAATATAAAGGAATTAAATCTTAGCTATATTGGTTATGTTCCAAGAGAAAGGACGAATTTTCTAATTTAGTTAAAGAAGATGAACACGAACGTACAAGCTGGTTGATCTCTCTATTGAAAGCAAAGCAATCGCTTTCAAAGAAAAGTGACGAACATATGGTTATACTGTCGATATTATAACGCCAGAAAAAGATATAAACGCAGTTAAGAATTTTACTGGTGAATAACATTAGACAGAATCGTTTCACTCAAGGGATTTTTAAAAGGGAGTAGCGAAAGTATAATATTCTTGGTTATAATAGTGACAAAATCTACAAGAGGGTGACCCATTAAAATGGTAGAGTTTAAAGTCGATAAACCAACAAGTTTTAATTCAAGAGTTGAAGCAGCTTTTTCAAAATTAAAAGGAGCAGAAAAAAAAGTCGTCGATTTTATTAATCAAAGTCCTGAAGAAATTATTCACCTTTCTATTACCGAGGTGGCAGAAAGAAGTGATACAAGTGAGTCTTCCGTCGTAAGACTATGTAAAAGACTGGGCTATAAAGGTTTCCAAGATTTAAAAATAAATCTGGCTAGAGATATTATTACACCGAAAAAACAAATTCACGAAGTGATTGAGCCTGGTGATGATGTTAAGACAATCAAGAAAAAAGTATTTCAATCAAACGTTCAGGCCCTTTACGACTCTATTGAGGTTTTAAATGAAGATATGCTAATAAAGGCAATTGAGGCAATTTCTAAGGCGAATCGGATTGAGTTTTATGGTACTGGTGCTTCCGGAGCAGTTGCGATGGATGC
This window of the Tuberibacillus sp. Marseille-P3662 genome carries:
- a CDS encoding VanZ family protein, which codes for MMFIWFQSSHAIPQQLLDIHLFAFNISLAQTAMASTNGAADPNMDINFGLVLEAAHLMEFAILYALLIIASSTLGPLTFRKEFVAIMIAILYAFMDEIHQSFVPGRSISSVNLIKDYIGIFVAWLLIRQKFTHRKNQNRNRKMGKNLS
- the galE gene encoding UDP-glucose 4-epimerase GalE, translating into MILVTGGAGYIGSHTVLYLHQKGENVVVLDNMTKGHREALQDVKVYEGDISDGEVLDQIFSEQTIDSVIHFAASSVVGESVKQPLEYYRNNVVGTHALLEKMIEHDVKNIVFSSTAATYGEPSQVPIPETEVTEPTNPYGETKLAIEKMLHWADQAYGLNFAALRYFNAAGDDPDGRIGEDHDPETHLIPLVLQVALGQRDQIYMFGDDYATKDGTCIRDYVHVMDLAQAHYLALKKIAETGESGIYNLGNGSGFSVKEVIDTCRKVTGHAIPAEVAERRAGDPAVLVASSEKAKTELGWQPKYAELETIIEHAWQWHKDHPDGFAE
- a CDS encoding LCP family glycopolymer transferase, whose amino-acid sequence is MKKFWIILGSIIGVLVIGTSVYAYNVYSSVKDTAQKMHEPVDQSEEKQPKKSLQENNKDQEANTISILLMGVDERKNDKGRSDALMVMTLNPKKETMQMVSIPRDTRTKIVGHGTVDKINHAYAFGGTKMSMDTVENFLNINLDYYIKMNMEGLVDLVDAVGGITLYNDDSWHDPGYYKKGYFYHEGDLNLNGDQAIGYVRMRYLEGGDFTRNEHQREVIQAVIKKAASFSSFTHYKDILSAISNNVKTNLTFDDMKYIAMNDKKAKNNIKTYEVKGNGKMIDGTYYLSVSDAEVEKVHGMIEEQLSNSE
- a CDS encoding EVE domain-containing protein; this translates as MLYYLDDHDKQNLRMLKRSNLKKIGWKEKDLEELLEKNMDRVFDEENLMPIFSERRFQEEPDIMALDHEGKLYIFELKRWASNSGNLLQVLRYGQIYGQKSYKELDRLFHKFNQNAKSLFEEHQEYFNLDKALSEKQFNSDQHFLIVTDGTDIRTRNAINYWKDTGLNIDSIVYRVYVTDAGEQLIEFNTYSPYQDVIEQEASNYILNTNYKRNPEAHEDMINQGKAAAYYSQWKTKIKRIQKNDKVFLYKSGKGIVAMGIGTGIVNKEEYEGKPDEEYNMKLEDFTILRSPLSAAKMKEITESNFMFNQTMFSVGKERGELIWRYIKDNCL
- a CDS encoding LCP family glycopolymer transferase encodes the protein MVTRQEKHKPKKKKWLWLVLLVVFLLVGGGGAYAYSIYSDVKSTVDEQLHEPVSGIDNKLTKKKVDKKDPINILLLGVDERKNDTGRSDTMIVMTLDPDDNRMQMVSIPRDTRTELVGEGPHGGEQDKINHAYAFGGSEMSVDTVENFLDISLDYYVKMNMEGLDQLVDAVGGITVTNDLAFTQNGHQFGTGELDLNGDQALAYARMRKQDPDGDFGRNERQRQVIKGIINQGAHLNVVNKIDDVMDVLGKNMTTNMQFEDMRHLATDYRSARKNMKTYEVSGQGTRINGIYYLQVPNQEVQKVHKMIKKYSS
- a CDS encoding MurR/RpiR family transcriptional regulator — protein: MVEFKVDKPTSFNSRVEAAFSKLKGAEKKVVDFINQSPEEIIHLSITEVAERSDTSESSVVRLCKRLGYKGFQDLKINLARDIITPKKQIHEVIEPGDDVKTIKKKVFQSNVQALYDSIEVLNEDMLIKAIEAISKANRIEFYGTGASGAVAMDAQHKLLKLGVKSAVYTDATLQSMSASVLEKNDVVIGISHTGSNTDILHAMKLAKENDVTIICITNLSRSPMTKISDIELQTMSNETMFRTDAISSRIAQLTIIDILVAAVANANYDYFYNNIQLTRRSTSHKKM
- a CDS encoding restriction endonuclease; amino-acid sequence: MTHKKVTRPQVQQFHSAVIDSKAKEGFFVTINDFTGKAYSYMLDKPIHLINGNQLLNMIEKFTKHTFEKYKGIKS
- a CDS encoding winged helix-turn-helix domain-containing protein, yielding MSDIRIKASQIKEIFFPSSFPGNKAKLKRFYEYYKHLEGYPVIEKIRGNTYRLITYYENYLFYKANYPNTFFECQLKSFNNDIERYLEVLKQLFDGKATSSFADRYDIIQRLTLRGLTANDISKRINVPRPNINQHIYSNDKYKHYRERALVMRVKTTMDAVVSYLKKVNHIKETAETYLLDIVLNGNHYIGFSGSKWRTIVKPILIGISERFKLLNSEKQCQIIKEICRDGWTVLIDEFNTRCDAYLDGDNPFPPDDDQPSMPLH